Genomic window (Spirosoma sp. KCTC 42546):
ATTCCCCCGCCAATATCAATCGAATCCAGATCCGGGCAAATTTTTCTCAATTCACAGTACTTGTACATAAACCGGCTCAACTCACTCCAGTAATACGCACTGTCTTTAATCCCCGTGTTGATGAAGAAGTGCAGCATTTTGAGCTTAAACTTCTCATTTGACTGGATTTTGCTCCGATAAAGCTCATTCACATCGCTATACCGAACGCCAAGGCGTGACGTATAAAAGGCAAAATTAGGCTCTTCATCTGTAGCTATTCGAATACCGAAATTAACTGTATCAGCTGTTATATTTTCATAAGCCTCAATCTCTTTGAGGTTATCGAGCACCGGAATACAGTTCGTGAATCCATCGTTGATAAGTTCACTAATGTACTGCGTATACAAAGGCCGCTTATAGCCATTGCAAACAATATACGTACTCTTAGAAACCTTGCCCATCTTGACCAACTCCCGAATAATGGGGATGTCATAGGCAGACGATGTTTCGAGGTGAATATTATTTTTCAGTGCTTCTTCGAGCACAAATCGAAAATGGGATGACTTCGTACAGTAGCAGTACGTATAGTTGCCCTTGTAATTGTACCGCTTCATTGCATTTTTGAACAGCAGTTTTGCATGTTCGATATGCTCCGTAATTTTCGGTAAATACGTAAGTTTCAAGGGTGTACCGTACTCCTTGACAATGTCCATCAATGGGACATTATTGAACATCAGTTCGTTGTTCTCAACGTTGAATTCCCGCGTTGGAAATTCAAACGTCTGGTCAATCAGATCATAGTATGTCTTCATCCCTACGTTCGACGCATAAAATGTGTAGCCCGGCAATCCGATGGTCCGGAACTCCGGTTTTTCGCTGTTGCGATTGTGATGTAGAAAAACAGGCGCGAATTTGGCCCCTAAAATTGGTAGTCCGGCATTCGGGCTTTCCAAGTGAAGCCTATTCGCAAG
Coding sequences:
- a CDS encoding arginine decarboxylase, whose protein sequence is MKTYYDLIDQTFEFPTREFNVENNELMFNNVPLMDIVKEYGTPLKLTYLPKITEHIEHAKLLFKNAMKRYNYKGNYTYCYCTKSSHFRFVLEEALKNNIHLETSSAYDIPIIRELVKMGKVSKSTYIVCNGYKRPLYTQYISELINDGFTNCIPVLDNLKEIEAYENITADTVNFGIRIATDEEPNFAFYTSRLGVRYSDVNELYRSKIQSNEKFKLKMLHFFINTGIKDSAYYWSELSRFMYKYCELRKICPDLDSIDIGGGMPIQTSFQFTYDYQAMIDQIVESIQWICNKSNVPVPHIFTEFGSYTVGESGAVIYKVIDQKLQNDKELWYMIDGSFITQLPDSWGLGQKYIMLSVNNWDNPYQKVNLGGLTCDSHDFYNTEAHSADLYLPIFDQDTEDQYIGLFHTGAYQESLGGYGGIQHCLIPAPQHVIVDKDEEGNLRTRLFAPEQNSEVMLKILGYGGAEPGMTELEATEAAEEREEEAELVKEEN